In Halorubrum sp. PV6, a single window of DNA contains:
- a CDS encoding RNA-guided pseudouridylation complex pseudouridine synthase subunit Cbf5 has protein sequence MPKTPDDAAGPATDPLRPAPDERSVPELLRFGVVNVDKPAGPSSHQLSAWLRDAINDTLAAVDPDGSQIDGVAHAGTLDPKVTGCLPTLTGDATRAAQVFLAGSKEYVSVLELHGSAPADIREVIAEFEAEIYQKPPRKSAVTRRLRTRTIHDLDVLAADDRQLLLRIRCESGTYVRKLCHDIGLAAGVGAHMGHLRRTATDPFDDTDLHTLQDLFDALAWAEGGDEELLRDVVRPAEAALVHLPSVTIAPSAARNVATGAPVYAPGVINVEAASGNDSEDADDPLVACYTPDGAVVCLGRLVGDPDADSGVVVSLERVLV, from the coding sequence ATGCCCAAGACACCCGACGACGCCGCAGGACCCGCCACCGACCCGCTTCGACCCGCTCCCGACGAGCGGTCAGTCCCCGAACTGCTCCGGTTCGGCGTCGTCAACGTCGACAAGCCCGCCGGCCCGTCCTCACACCAGCTTTCCGCGTGGCTCCGCGACGCGATCAACGACACCCTGGCGGCGGTCGACCCGGACGGCTCCCAGATCGACGGGGTCGCGCACGCTGGCACGCTCGATCCGAAGGTCACCGGCTGTCTCCCGACGCTCACCGGCGACGCCACCCGCGCCGCACAGGTCTTCTTAGCGGGGAGCAAAGAGTACGTCTCGGTGCTGGAGTTGCACGGCTCGGCACCGGCGGACATCCGCGAGGTGATCGCGGAGTTCGAAGCGGAGATCTACCAGAAGCCGCCTCGAAAGAGCGCCGTCACCCGCCGGCTCCGAACGCGGACGATCCACGACCTCGACGTGTTAGCGGCCGACGACCGGCAGTTGCTCCTCCGGATCCGGTGTGAGTCCGGGACGTACGTCCGAAAGCTCTGTCACGACATCGGCCTCGCGGCGGGAGTCGGAGCGCACATGGGCCACCTCCGACGGACCGCGACCGACCCGTTCGACGACACCGACCTGCACACCCTCCAAGACCTCTTCGACGCGCTCGCGTGGGCCGAGGGCGGGGACGAGGAGTTGCTTCGCGACGTGGTCCGCCCGGCCGAGGCGGCGTTGGTCCACCTGCCCTCGGTGACCATCGCGCCGTCCGCCGCGCGCAACGTGGCCACCGGTGCGCCCGTGTACGCGCCCGGCGTCATCAACGTGGAGGCGGCCTCGGGGAACGACTCGGAGGACGCCGACGACCCCCTCGTCGCCTGTTACACTCCCGACGGCGCCGTGGTCTGTCTCGGGCGACTGGTCGGGGACCCCGACGCCGACTCCGGCGTCGTCGTCTCGCTGGAGCGCGTCCTCGTCTGA
- the cmk gene encoding (d)CMP kinase — protein sequence MLITVSGPPGSGKSTNAAGLADRLGLDHVSGGDIFREMAAERDMTPVEFNEFAEEDPQFDRKLDRRLREIATTRDGLVLESRLAGWLAADHADFRFWFDAPLAVRADRIADREEKSVERARTETERREASEGKRYEELYGIDIDDLSIYDAAYNTARWNPDRFLDVLVATVEAYEPATDEGKAPIRGVTYDF from the coding sequence ATGTTGATCACCGTCTCCGGCCCGCCGGGAAGCGGGAAGAGCACGAACGCTGCCGGACTCGCCGACCGGCTCGGACTCGACCACGTCTCCGGCGGCGACATCTTCCGCGAGATGGCCGCCGAACGCGACATGACGCCGGTCGAGTTCAACGAGTTCGCGGAGGAGGACCCGCAGTTCGATCGGAAGCTCGACCGTCGCCTGCGCGAGATCGCCACGACCCGCGACGGACTGGTCTTGGAGTCGCGGCTCGCCGGCTGGCTCGCGGCCGACCACGCCGACTTCAGGTTCTGGTTCGACGCCCCGCTCGCGGTTCGCGCGGACCGGATCGCCGACCGCGAGGAGAAGTCCGTCGAGCGCGCGCGAACCGAGACGGAACGCCGCGAGGCCTCCGAGGGAAAGCGATACGAAGAGCTGTACGGCATCGACATCGACGATCTGTCGATCTACGACGCCGCGTACAACACCGCCCGCTGGAACCCCGATCGGTTCCTCGACGTTCTCGTCGCCACCGTCGAGGCGTACGAGCCCGCCACCGACGAGGGGAAAGCGCCGATTCGAGGCGTGACCTACGACTTTTAA
- a CDS encoding 30S ribosomal protein S13 yields MSTEESQDDSPEEEEDLQYFVRIGGADLDGTKTVERSLSELDGIGTRTARLVAEKADVDKNATFGLLDEDDLDAVVDIAENLEDHVPSWMTNRQNDFYSGETTHLVGTDVNEKRRHDINRMKIIESYKGVRHKRGQKVRGQRTKSTGRSEGTIGVNVEEIREEMAEDEAGDDE; encoded by the coding sequence ATGAGCACGGAAGAATCACAGGATGACTCGCCGGAGGAGGAAGAAGACCTCCAGTACTTCGTCCGTATCGGGGGCGCTGACCTCGACGGGACGAAGACGGTCGAGCGAAGCCTGTCCGAACTCGACGGCATCGGCACGCGCACGGCGCGGCTGGTCGCCGAGAAGGCCGACGTGGACAAAAACGCCACGTTCGGGCTCCTCGACGAGGATGACCTCGATGCGGTGGTCGACATCGCCGAGAACCTCGAAGACCACGTCCCGTCGTGGATGACGAACAGACAGAACGACTTCTACTCCGGAGAGACGACGCACCTCGTCGGCACCGACGTCAACGAGAAGCGCCGCCACGACATCAACCGGATGAAGATCATCGAATCGTACAAAGGCGTTCGCCACAAGCGCGGCCAGAAGGTACGCGGCCAGCGCACGAAGTCCACGGGGCGGTCCGAGGGCACCATCGGCGTCAACGTCGAGGAGATCCGCGAGGAGATGGCGGAAGACGAAGCGGGTGACGACGAATGA
- a CDS encoding 30S ribosomal protein S4, whose product MSTGKNTKGYETPNHPYQGERIAEESDLLSRYGLKNKEEFWRAQSELRSMRREARRLLGEAQGDADIAQEAGAEFVARLRRIGILGDNDDISAVLSLDVTDLLERRLQTVAYRQGFASSTQQARQFIVHGHITVNGARVTRPSVKVDVDDEGAIAFDENSPLADDLHPERAESQE is encoded by the coding sequence ATGAGCACCGGTAAGAACACGAAGGGCTACGAGACGCCGAACCACCCGTACCAGGGCGAGCGCATCGCCGAGGAGTCCGACCTCCTCTCGCGGTACGGTCTGAAGAACAAAGAGGAGTTCTGGCGTGCACAGTCCGAGCTGCGCAGCATGCGACGCGAGGCGCGTCGCCTGCTCGGTGAGGCCCAGGGTGACGCCGACATCGCACAGGAAGCCGGCGCGGAGTTCGTCGCACGACTCCGCCGCATCGGCATCCTCGGCGACAACGACGACATCTCTGCGGTCCTCTCGCTCGACGTGACCGACCTGCTTGAGCGCCGTCTCCAGACGGTCGCGTACCGGCAGGGGTTCGCGTCCTCGACCCAACAGGCCCGCCAGTTCATCGTTCACGGCCACATCACCGTCAACGGAGCCCGCGTCACGCGGCCCTCGGTGAAAGTCGACGTGGACGACGAAGGCGCCATCGCCTTCGACGAGAACAGCCCGCTCGCGGACGATCTCCACCCCGAGCGCGCGGAGTCACAGGAGTAA
- a CDS encoding 30S ribosomal protein S11, translated as MSESEDGKWGIAHVYASFNNTLITVTDETGAETIAKSSGGTVVKQNRDEASPYAAMQMAEVVAERVKDAGLEGVHVRVRGPGGNLNKSTGPGAQATIRALSRAGVEIGRIEDVTPIPHDGTKAPKNKRV; from the coding sequence ATGAGTGAATCCGAGGACGGAAAGTGGGGCATCGCCCACGTGTACGCGTCGTTCAACAACACGCTCATCACGGTCACCGACGAGACGGGCGCCGAGACGATCGCCAAGTCGTCCGGCGGCACCGTGGTGAAACAGAACCGAGACGAGGCGTCGCCGTACGCCGCCATGCAGATGGCGGAAGTCGTCGCCGAGCGCGTCAAAGACGCCGGCTTAGAGGGCGTGCACGTTCGCGTGCGCGGCCCCGGCGGCAACCTCAACAAGTCCACCGGTCCCGGTGCCCAGGCGACGATTCGCGCGCTCTCGCGTGCGGGCGTCGAGATCGGCCGCATCGAGGACGTCACGCCCATCCCGCACGACGGGACGAAGGCGCCCAAGAACAAGCGAGTCTGA
- a CDS encoding DNA-directed RNA polymerase subunit D encodes MTEDDFDVQYVERDERSARVLIRGLTPAFANGIRRAMVADVPTFSIDTVRFVENSSVMFDEMIGLRLGLIPLTTPLDDFEIGDEVTLALDVEGPATAYSGDIECADPLVEVADDNVPIIELKEGQRLEFEADAVLDTGKEHAKHQGGVSVGYRHLQHVTVEGDLGEFDDDEPRILRGVIETPDGTVELTDEFDNDLSQRFPGKEVSVEDIPGAFVFHIETDGSFDVEELLLRAIDSIEERADELQTKVAV; translated from the coding sequence ATGACGGAAGACGACTTCGACGTCCAGTACGTCGAACGGGACGAACGCAGCGCGCGGGTGCTGATCCGCGGGCTCACGCCGGCGTTCGCGAACGGTATCCGCCGCGCGATGGTCGCCGACGTCCCGACGTTCTCGATCGACACCGTTCGGTTCGTCGAGAACTCCTCCGTCATGTTCGACGAGATGATCGGGCTTCGGCTGGGGCTCATCCCCCTGACGACGCCGCTCGACGACTTCGAAATCGGCGACGAGGTCACCCTCGCGCTCGACGTCGAAGGCCCGGCGACCGCGTACTCCGGCGATATCGAGTGCGCGGACCCCCTCGTCGAGGTCGCCGACGACAACGTCCCGATCATCGAGCTGAAGGAGGGACAGCGGCTGGAGTTCGAGGCCGACGCGGTCCTCGACACCGGCAAGGAGCACGCCAAACATCAGGGCGGCGTCTCCGTCGGCTACCGCCACCTTCAGCACGTAACCGTCGAGGGCGACCTCGGCGAGTTCGACGACGACGAGCCGCGAATTCTCCGCGGAGTCATCGAGACCCCCGACGGAACGGTCGAGCTCACCGACGAGTTCGACAACGACCTCTCACAGCGGTTCCCCGGCAAGGAGGTCAGCGTCGAGGACATCCCCGGCGCGTTCGTGTTCCACATCGAGACGGACGGCTCGTTCGACGTCGAAGAACTACTGCTCCGCGCGATCGACTCCATCGAGGAGCGAGCGGACGAACTACAGACGAAAGTCGCAGTCTAA
- a CDS encoding 50S ribosomal protein L18e — protein sequence MSSKTNPKLQNLIAHLKSVSRDSGANVWLDVADRLEKPRRTHAEVNLGRIERYAQEDETVVVPGKVLGSGVLEKNVTVAAVDFSGTARTKIDQAGEAVSLEQFAEQNPEGSNVRVIR from the coding sequence ATGAGTAGCAAGACGAATCCGAAACTACAGAACCTCATCGCCCATTTGAAGTCGGTCTCGCGTGACTCCGGTGCCAACGTATGGCTGGACGTCGCCGACCGACTGGAGAAGCCACGGCGCACGCACGCTGAGGTCAACCTGGGCCGCATCGAGCGGTACGCTCAGGAAGACGAGACGGTCGTCGTCCCCGGCAAGGTGCTGGGCAGCGGTGTGCTTGAAAAGAACGTCACCGTCGCCGCCGTCGACTTCTCGGGAACCGCCCGAACGAAGATCGACCAGGCCGGCGAAGCGGTGTCACTCGAACAGTTCGCTGAACAGAATCCCGAAGGAAGCAACGTCCGGGTGATTCGATGA
- a CDS encoding 50S ribosomal protein L13: MSLAKIDADVVVDARDCILGRVSSKVAQRVLDGETVAVVNAERAVITGNEEATMETYHTRANLGSDSGPYYPKRPDRIFKRAIRGMLPYKTEDGREAFANVRVYVGNPYERDEDAESVVLDGTSLDRLSNIKFTTLGDISESLGANVTW, from the coding sequence ATGAGTCTCGCGAAAATCGACGCGGACGTCGTCGTCGACGCTCGCGACTGCATCCTCGGTCGCGTCTCGTCGAAGGTCGCCCAGCGCGTCCTCGACGGCGAGACGGTCGCCGTCGTCAACGCCGAGCGCGCGGTCATCACCGGCAACGAAGAGGCGACGATGGAGACGTACCACACCCGCGCGAACCTCGGTTCCGACAGCGGGCCGTACTACCCCAAGCGTCCCGACCGCATCTTCAAGCGTGCTATCCGCGGCATGTTACCGTACAAGACGGAGGACGGTCGCGAGGCGTTCGCGAACGTTCGCGTGTACGTCGGGAACCCCTACGAGCGCGACGAGGACGCCGAAAGCGTCGTCCTCGACGGCACGTCGCTCGACCGCCTCTCGAACATCAAATTCACGACGCTCGGGGACATCTCCGAGTCTCTGGGAGCCAACGTCACATGGTAA
- a CDS encoding 30S ribosomal protein S9 — MVTNTSGKKKTAVARATVRDGEGRVRINSQPVELVEPEQARLKMLEPFRIAGEELRADVDIDINVEGGGFSGQADATRTAIARGLVQHLGDAELRDAYMNFDRTLLVNDVRQSEPKKWGGPGARARYQKSYR, encoded by the coding sequence ATGGTAACTAACACCTCAGGCAAGAAGAAGACGGCCGTCGCCCGCGCCACCGTGCGCGACGGCGAGGGTCGCGTTCGAATCAACTCCCAGCCAGTCGAGCTGGTCGAACCGGAGCAGGCACGGCTCAAGATGTTAGAGCCGTTCCGCATCGCGGGCGAGGAGCTCCGCGCCGACGTCGACATCGACATCAACGTCGAGGGCGGCGGCTTCAGCGGGCAGGCAGACGCGACGCGGACCGCCATCGCGCGCGGTCTCGTCCAGCACCTCGGCGACGCCGAGCTGCGCGACGCGTACATGAACTTCGACCGCACCCTGCTGGTCAACGACGTGCGCCAGTCCGAACCCAAGAAGTGGGGCGGACCCGGCGCGCGTGCCCGCTACCAGAAGTCCTACCGCTGA
- a CDS encoding DNA-directed RNA polymerase subunit N: MMIPVRCFTCGNVVGEHWEEFSERAREGDEDPGEVLDDLGVDRHCCRRMLVSHRDLVDVVSPYQ, translated from the coding sequence ATGATGATCCCCGTCCGGTGTTTCACGTGCGGCAACGTCGTGGGTGAACACTGGGAAGAATTCAGCGAGCGCGCCCGCGAGGGCGACGAGGATCCGGGCGAAGTGCTCGACGACCTCGGCGTCGACCGGCACTGCTGTCGCCGGATGTTAGTCAGTCACCGCGACCTCGTGGACGTCGTCTCACCGTACCAGTAA
- a CDS encoding DNA-directed RNA polymerase subunit K — translation MPEQRYNRYEKARILGARALQVSYGAPVLIDTDQTEPILVAAEEYDAGALPFTVRRESN, via the coding sequence ATGCCAGAACAGCGATACAATCGGTACGAGAAAGCACGAATCCTCGGCGCGCGAGCGCTGCAAGTGTCCTACGGGGCGCCCGTGCTTATCGACACCGACCAGACCGAGCCGATCCTCGTCGCCGCCGAAGAGTACGACGCGGGGGCGCTCCCCTTTACCGTCCGGAGGGAATCCAACTAA
- the eno gene encoding phosphopyruvate hydratase: protein MTRITGISLRRVLDSRGNPTVEADVLTESGGFGRGAAPSGASTGEYEAIELPANESIAAAREHAVPRLEGLYAGDQRAVDNALRAADGTDDFSAIGANSAVAISMAAAKAAADVLGAPLYQHLGGAFRGENFPIPLGNVVGGGEHAKEATHIQEFLAAPVGAPSVSEAVFANAAVHAAVADVLDERGVPAAKGDEGAWAPPISDADAFEVVDEAVDRVEDDVGFEIRFGLDMAAAELYDADEGAYVYGDETKSADEQIDYVADLVEEYDLAYVEDPLDENDYEAFAELTDRVGDRTLICGDDLFVTNVERLQDGIDAGAANSILIKPNQIGTLSDAFDAVELAARNGYETVISHRSGETEDTTIAHLAVATDAGFIKTGTVGGERTAKLNELVRIADDAV, encoded by the coding sequence ATGACACGAATTACCGGAATCTCGCTGCGTCGCGTCCTCGATTCACGAGGCAACCCCACCGTCGAAGCCGACGTGCTCACCGAGTCCGGCGGCTTCGGCCGCGGGGCAGCCCCCAGCGGGGCCTCAACCGGCGAGTACGAAGCGATAGAGCTCCCCGCCAACGAGTCCATCGCGGCAGCTCGCGAACACGCGGTCCCTCGCCTCGAGGGGCTCTACGCGGGCGACCAGCGCGCCGTCGACAACGCGCTCCGCGCGGCCGACGGCACGGACGACTTCTCCGCGATCGGCGCCAACAGCGCGGTCGCGATCTCGATGGCGGCCGCGAAGGCCGCCGCCGACGTGCTCGGTGCGCCGCTGTACCAGCACCTCGGTGGCGCGTTCCGCGGCGAGAACTTCCCGATTCCGCTCGGCAATGTCGTCGGCGGCGGGGAACACGCCAAGGAGGCGACCCACATCCAGGAGTTCCTCGCTGCGCCGGTCGGCGCGCCGAGCGTCTCGGAGGCCGTCTTCGCGAACGCCGCGGTCCACGCGGCGGTCGCGGACGTGCTCGACGAGCGCGGCGTTCCGGCCGCGAAAGGCGACGAGGGCGCGTGGGCGCCCCCGATCTCGGACGCGGACGCGTTCGAGGTCGTCGACGAGGCGGTCGACCGCGTCGAAGACGACGTGGGCTTCGAGATCCGCTTCGGGCTCGATATGGCCGCCGCCGAACTGTACGACGCCGACGAGGGCGCGTACGTGTACGGCGACGAGACCAAATCGGCCGACGAGCAGATCGACTACGTCGCCGACCTCGTCGAGGAGTACGACCTCGCGTACGTCGAGGACCCGCTCGACGAGAACGACTACGAGGCGTTCGCGGAGCTGACCGACCGGGTCGGCGACCGGACGCTGATCTGCGGCGACGACCTGTTCGTCACCAACGTCGAGCGGCTCCAAGACGGGATCGACGCCGGCGCGGCAAACAGCATCCTGATCAAGCCGAACCAGATCGGGACGCTGTCGGACGCGTTCGACGCGGTCGAACTCGCCGCCCGCAACGGCTACGAGACGGTCATCTCCCACCGCTCGGGCGAGACCGAAGACACCACCATCGCACACCTCGCTGTGGCGACCGACGCCGGGTTCATCAAGACCGGCACGGTCGGCGGCGAGCGCACCGCCAAGCTGAACGAACTGGTCCGTATCGCGGACGACGCAGTATGA
- the rpsB gene encoding 30S ribosomal protein S2: MSEDNDAVELDDDAETEAVDAAVEEEADTTEEPTADAADVAADAEPEATVDDEEEDASPFDDDVMPDDDVDLLIPVEDYLSAGVHIGTQQKTSDMERFIHRVRDDGLYVLDVSTTDQRIRTAADFLGNYDPEQILVTSSRQYGRFPAEKFADAIGARARTGRFIPGTLTNPDYAGYIEPDIVVVTDPIGDAQAVKEAITVGIPVIAMCDSNNQLSNVDLVIPTNNKGRRALSVVYWLLANETLDRRGADTVFALDDFEDEL, translated from the coding sequence ATGAGCGAAGACAACGACGCGGTCGAACTCGACGACGACGCGGAGACCGAGGCGGTCGACGCGGCGGTCGAGGAGGAGGCCGACACGACCGAGGAACCGACCGCCGACGCGGCCGACGTGGCCGCCGACGCCGAACCCGAAGCGACTGTCGACGACGAAGAGGAGGACGCCTCCCCGTTCGACGACGACGTCATGCCCGACGACGACGTCGACCTGCTGATCCCGGTCGAGGACTACCTCTCCGCGGGTGTCCACATCGGGACCCAGCAGAAGACGTCCGACATGGAGCGGTTCATCCACCGCGTTCGCGACGACGGCCTGTACGTGCTCGACGTGAGCACGACGGACCAGCGGATCCGCACCGCCGCGGACTTCCTCGGGAACTACGACCCCGAGCAGATCCTCGTCACGTCCTCGCGGCAGTACGGTCGGTTCCCGGCCGAGAAGTTCGCGGACGCCATCGGCGCCCGCGCTCGCACCGGCCGCTTTATCCCCGGTACGCTCACGAACCCCGACTACGCCGGCTACATCGAGCCGGACATCGTCGTGGTCACTGACCCGATCGGCGACGCGCAGGCCGTCAAAGAGGCCATCACGGTCGGCATCCCGGTCATCGCGATGTGCGACTCCAACAACCAGCTGTCGAACGTCGACCTCGTCATCCCGACGAACAACAAGGGTCGACGCGCGCTGTCGGTCGTCTACTGGCTCCTCGCCAACGAGACGCTCGACCGCCGCGGCGCCGACACGGTCTTCGCCCTCGACGACTTCGAGGACGAACTGTAA
- the mvk gene encoding mevalonate kinase — MTVCEAPGKVYLFGEHAVVYGEPAVPAAIERRATVTAEPRSDDHVRVEAEDLSLDGFTVEYAGESGDRPDVDVPTPLVEAAMGYVDAAVRQARDAADAPDAGFDITVESDIPLGAGLGSSAAVVVAGIDAATRALGHPLDRRELADRAYRAEFEVQDGQASRADTFCSTMGGAVRVEGDDCEPIDAPNLPFVVGFDGGAGDTGELVAGVGELRDEYGFAADTVESIGDLVRAGEDLLADAAPESEPSPALLAELGDLMDFNHGLLAALGVSARSLDAMVWAARDAGAHGAKLTGAGGGGCIVALDASDATETALSFTHGCEEAFRAELATEGVRVVEP; from the coding sequence ATGACCGTCTGTGAAGCGCCGGGGAAGGTGTACCTCTTCGGCGAACACGCCGTCGTCTACGGGGAGCCGGCCGTCCCGGCGGCGATCGAGCGACGCGCCACGGTGACCGCCGAGCCCCGGTCGGACGACCACGTCCGCGTCGAGGCCGAGGACCTCTCGCTCGACGGGTTCACCGTCGAGTACGCCGGCGAGTCCGGCGACCGGCCCGACGTTGACGTCCCGACGCCGCTCGTCGAGGCCGCGATGGGGTACGTCGACGCCGCGGTGCGACAGGCCCGAGACGCGGCCGACGCCCCCGACGCCGGCTTCGACATCACCGTCGAGAGCGACATCCCGCTCGGCGCGGGCCTCGGATCGTCGGCCGCCGTCGTCGTCGCGGGCATCGACGCCGCGACCCGCGCGCTCGGCCACCCGCTCGACCGCCGAGAACTGGCAGACCGCGCGTACCGCGCCGAGTTCGAGGTGCAAGACGGGCAGGCGTCGCGGGCCGACACGTTCTGCTCGACGATGGGCGGGGCAGTCAGGGTCGAGGGAGACGACTGCGAGCCCATCGACGCGCCCAACCTCCCCTTCGTCGTCGGGTTCGACGGCGGCGCGGGCGACACGGGCGAACTCGTCGCCGGCGTCGGCGAACTCCGAGACGAGTACGGATTCGCCGCCGACACGGTCGAATCGATCGGCGATCTGGTGCGGGCGGGCGAGGACCTGCTCGCGGACGCCGCGCCCGAGTCCGAACCCTCGCCGGCGCTGCTCGCCGAACTGGGCGATCTGATGGACTTCAACCACGGGCTGCTCGCCGCGCTCGGCGTCTCCGCCCGCTCGCTCGACGCGATGGTCTGGGCCGCTCGCGACGCCGGCGCTCACGGCGCGAAGCTCACCGGGGCGGGCGGCGGCGGCTGTATCGTCGCGCTCGACGCGAGCGACGCGACCGAGACCGCGCTCTCGTTCACGCACGGCTGCGAGGAGGCGTTCCGCGCGGAGCTCGCGACCGAGGGCGTCCGGGTGGTGGAGCCGTGA
- a CDS encoding isopentenyl phosphate kinase, translating to MTEETEAPETPPVVLKLGGSLITEKHRPETLDADALDAACDAVASALAEGAVERLVVVHGGGSFGHHHASEHGVSTTAGTDDADAVMDIHGAMTELNRAVIDRLRDRGVPAIPVHPLSVSARPDGADGDLDLPLTSTATLLGEGFVPVLHGDGVATADVGVTVVSGDELVVELAAGLGARRVGVCSTVPGVLDGDGAVIPSIDSFEAVAGALGASDATDVSGGMAAKVRELLALDAPAHVFGADGLAPFLRGEAAGTRID from the coding sequence GTGACCGAGGAGACGGAGGCCCCCGAGACGCCCCCGGTGGTGCTCAAGCTCGGCGGGAGCCTGATCACGGAGAAGCATCGGCCGGAGACCCTCGACGCCGACGCCCTCGACGCGGCCTGTGACGCGGTCGCGAGCGCGCTCGCAGAGGGGGCGGTCGAAAGGCTCGTCGTCGTCCACGGCGGCGGGAGTTTCGGGCACCACCACGCCAGCGAGCACGGCGTCTCGACGACGGCGGGGACCGACGACGCCGACGCCGTGATGGACATCCACGGCGCGATGACGGAACTGAACCGGGCGGTGATAGACCGGCTCCGCGACCGAGGCGTGCCGGCGATCCCCGTCCACCCGCTCTCGGTTTCGGCTCGCCCCGACGGGGCCGACGGCGACCTCGACCTGCCGCTCACCTCGACGGCGACCCTCCTCGGTGAGGGGTTCGTCCCGGTGTTGCACGGAGACGGCGTCGCCACCGCGGACGTCGGCGTCACCGTCGTCTCCGGGGACGAACTCGTCGTCGAACTGGCCGCCGGCCTCGGTGCGCGCCGGGTCGGCGTCTGCTCGACGGTGCCGGGCGTCCTCGACGGCGACGGCGCAGTGATCCCGTCGATCGACTCGTTCGAGGCGGTCGCCGGCGCGCTCGGGGCGAGCGACGCGACCGACGTATCGGGAGGGATGGCCGCGAAGGTCCGCGAGCTGCTCGCGCTCGACGCGCCGGCACACGTGTTCGGCGCCGACGGATTGGCGCCGTTCTTACGCGGCGAGGCCGCCGGCACCCGGATCGACTGA
- a CDS encoding P-loop NTPase: MNEADVRERLADVQDPDLGDDIVSLGLVNDVAVDEAAETVHISLALGAPFSPKESAMADEVRAVLADTGLDVELSASIPDELDVDEQVLPGVKNVIAVASGKGGVGKSTMAVNLAAGLSALGARVGLFDADVYGPNVPRMVSAEERPQTDGETIVPPERFGVKLMSMDFLTGEDDPVIWRGPMVHKIITQLVEDVEWGELDYLVMDLPPGTGDTQLTILQTLPLTGAVIVTTPQEVALDDAVKGLRMFGKHDTNVLGIAENMAGFRCPDCGGFHEIFGSGGGKALAQEQDLPFLGGVPLDPAVRTGGDDGEPAVLEEGETADAFKVIVENVANNAGVVRRRGVTEER, encoded by the coding sequence ATGAACGAAGCGGACGTGCGAGAGCGACTCGCCGACGTGCAAGACCCCGACCTCGGGGACGACATCGTCTCGCTCGGCCTCGTGAACGACGTCGCAGTCGACGAGGCCGCGGAGACGGTGCACATCTCGCTGGCGCTCGGGGCTCCCTTCTCGCCGAAGGAGTCGGCGATGGCGGACGAGGTGCGTGCGGTACTCGCCGACACCGGTCTCGACGTGGAGCTGTCGGCGTCGATTCCCGACGAGTTGGATGTCGACGAACAGGTGCTGCCCGGCGTCAAAAACGTGATCGCCGTCGCCTCCGGAAAAGGCGGGGTCGGCAAGTCGACGATGGCCGTCAACCTCGCGGCGGGCCTTTCCGCGCTCGGCGCGCGGGTCGGCCTGTTCGACGCCGACGTGTACGGCCCGAACGTCCCCCGGATGGTGTCCGCCGAGGAGCGCCCGCAGACCGACGGCGAGACGATCGTTCCGCCCGAGCGCTTCGGCGTGAAACTGATGAGCATGGACTTTCTCACGGGCGAGGACGACCCGGTCATCTGGCGCGGGCCGATGGTTCACAAGATCATCACGCAGCTGGTCGAAGACGTCGAGTGGGGCGAGCTCGACTACCTCGTGATGGACCTCCCGCCGGGGACCGGCGACACCCAGCTGACGATCCTCCAGACGCTTCCCCTGACCGGGGCGGTGATCGTCACGACGCCGCAGGAGGTCGCGCTCGACGACGCGGTGAAGGGGTTACGCATGTTCGGCAAACACGACACCAACGTCCTCGGCATCGCCGAGAACATGGCCGGCTTCCGGTGTCCGGACTGCGGCGGGTTCCACGAGATATTCGGCTCCGGCGGCGGGAAGGCGCTGGCGCAGGAACAGGATTTACCGTTCTTGGGGGGCGTCCCGCTCGACCCCGCCGTCCGGACCGGCGGCGACGACGGGGAGCCGGCCGTGTTAGAGGAGGGTGAGACCGCGGACGCTTTTAAAGTGATCGTGGAGAACGTCGCGAACAACGCCGGCGTCGTGCGGCGTCGCGGGGTGACTGAAGAGCGATGA